The genomic DNA TATTTGGATGTTGATATAAATATTCTAAAGCATATTTTTGAAAAAGACCAATATTAGTTAATCTTTTTGCATTTAAATCTACATTATTGTATACATTTTTTTTATAAAAGGAATTTATTTCTTTTTGTTTCTCTTTTATATAATTTTTTATTAAATAAATATTTTGATATTTTTTTAAATTTTCTGAATTATAAAAATAAAATGATTGAATATTAAATATTATAGATCTTTTAATTCTTCTTATGTTTTTTTTTCGCATTACTTCAAAATTAGTTACAGCTGTAGAAATTAAATCATAAGTAGGTATACTAGTTATAGTTTTATCAAAATTTTCTATTTTAGCAGATATCAAATTTATTTCAAGTACATTTCCTTCTATATTATATTTAGAAATTCCAATCCAATCTCCAACTTTTATCATTTTTGTAGAAGACATTTGTAATCCAGAAACAAATCCTAAAATAGTATCTCTAAACATTAATATTACAATAGCTGTAATTGTCCCTAAACTAGTTAAAATACTAATTAAGTTATTTTTTGTAATAATTGCAATAATTATTAGTATACAAAATATTATGGAAATAATTTTTAATAATTGAGAAAAAGAATGAACAGCTATT from Blattabacterium cuenoti includes the following:
- a CDS encoding mechanosensitive ion channel family protein codes for the protein MVMITFLFKKSSNFFVKKILSYIYIAWGNIFYEKKVFDSLSNFLPLFLGFFLSKFFFKNHDIIIVYLEIIFNIAFVLISLQLLIRVMNSIMEISTSENNHKTIAVHSFSQLLKIISIIFCILIIIAIITKNNLISILTSLGTITAIVILMFRDTILGFVSGLQMSSTKMIKVGDWIGISKYNIEGNVLEINLISAKIENFDKTITSIPTYDLISTAVTNFEVMRKKNIRRIKRSIIFNIQSFYFYNSENLKKYQNIYLIKNYIKEKQKEINSFYKKNVYNNVDLNAKRLTNIGLFQKYALEYLYQHPNISNSETLMVRHLEPTHYGLPIELYCFVKTAESIKYEQIQASVFDHLLTASKEFGLEITQIVNLDKKLNSINNKKIII